A genomic stretch from Neomonachus schauinslandi chromosome 14, ASM220157v2, whole genome shotgun sequence includes:
- the GNB1L gene encoding guanine nucleotide-binding protein subunit beta-like protein 1 isoform X1 yields the protein MAASLLPPPDPQFVLRGTQSAVHALHFFGGAQGQGRPLLLSGSLSGLVHIWSLQTRRAVATLDGHGGQCVTWLQTLPQGHRLLSQGRDLKLRLWDLAEGRNAIVDSVPLESMGFCRSSVLAGGQERWMLAMPGRGNDEVQILEMPSKTSVCTLKPEADAKPGMPMCLELWQADSSPRPLLLAGYEDGSVALWDVSERKVCSRVACHTEPVMGFDFDSQKARGVSGSAEKALAVWSLDEQQALQVCRTHELTNPGIADVKIRPDRKILATAGWDHRVRVFHWWTMKPLAVLSFHSATVHCVAFATDGLLAAGSGDQRISIWSLYPIRSDASTPSLGHAEGREVGTQTLA from the exons ATGgcagcctccctgctcccaccgCCAGACCCCCAGTTTGTCCTCCGAGGTACCCAGTCGGCGGTGCATGCGCTGCATTTCTTCGGAGGAGCCCAAGGACAGGGGCGCCCACTCCTCCTCTCAGG GTCCCTGAGCGGGCTGGTGCACATCTGGAGCCTGCAGACGCGGAGGGCGGTTGCTACGCTGGACGGCCATGGGGGCCAGTGTGTGACCTGGCTGCAGACACTGCCCCAGGGGCACCGGCTCCTCag TCAGGGCCGGGACCTGAAGCTGCGCCTATGGGACCTGGCAGAGGGCAGAAATGCCATCGTGGACTCTGTGCCCCTGGAGAGCATGGGCTTCTGCAGGAGCTCCGTCCTAGCCGGGGGTCAGGAGCGCTGGATGCTGGCCATGCCAGGGAGAGGTAATGACGAG GTTCAGATTCTGGAGATGCCATCCAAGACGTCAGTGTGCACCCTGAAGCCGGAGGCAGATGCCAAGCCGGGCATGCCCATGTGCCTGGAGCTGTGGCAG GCCGACTCCAGTCCCCGCCCACTCCTCCTGGCTGGCTATGAGGACGGATCGGTGGCCCTGTGGGACGTCTCTGAGCGGAAGGTGTGCAGCCGCGTCGCCTGCCACACGGAGCCCGTCATGGGCTTTGACTTTGACTCCCAGAAGGCCAGGGGCGTCTCGGGCTCCGCGGAGAAGGCGCTGGCTGTCTGGAGCCTGGATGAGCAGCAGGCCCTGCAG GTGTGCAGAACTCATGAACTCACCAATCCTGGGATCGCTGATGTCAAGATCCGGCCAGATCGCAAGATCCTGGCCACTGCGGGCTGGGACCATCGTGTCCGTGTGTTTCACTGGTGGACGATGAAGCCACTGGCCGTACTGTCCTTCCACAGCGCCACCGTCCACTGTGTTGCCTTTGCCACTGATGGCTTGCTGGCCGCAGGGTCCGGGGATCAGCGCATTAGCATCTGGTCGCTCTACCCGATCCGCAGCGATGCGTCCACTCCCTCGTTGGGAcatgcagagggcagggaggtgggcacCCAGACTTTGGCCTGA
- the GNB1L gene encoding guanine nucleotide-binding protein subunit beta-like protein 1 isoform X2, translating to MAASLLPPPDPQFVLRGTQSAVHALHFFGGAQGQGRPLLLSGSLSGLVHIWSLQTRRAVATLDGHGGQCVTWLQTLPQGHRLLSQGRDLKLRLWDLAEGRNAIVDSVPLESMGFCRSSVLAGGQERWMLAMPGRGNDEVQILEMPSKTSVCTLKPEADAKPGMPMCLELWQADSSPRPLLLAGYEDGSVALWDVSERKVCSRVACHTEPVMGFDFDSQKARGVSGSAEKALAVWSLDEQQALQVRGTHELTNPGIADVKIRPDRKILATAGWDHRVRVFHWWTMKPLAVLSFHSATVHCVAFATDGLLAAGSGDQRISIWSLYPIRSDASTPSLGHAEGREVGTQTLA from the exons ATGgcagcctccctgctcccaccgCCAGACCCCCAGTTTGTCCTCCGAGGTACCCAGTCGGCGGTGCATGCGCTGCATTTCTTCGGAGGAGCCCAAGGACAGGGGCGCCCACTCCTCCTCTCAGG GTCCCTGAGCGGGCTGGTGCACATCTGGAGCCTGCAGACGCGGAGGGCGGTTGCTACGCTGGACGGCCATGGGGGCCAGTGTGTGACCTGGCTGCAGACACTGCCCCAGGGGCACCGGCTCCTCag TCAGGGCCGGGACCTGAAGCTGCGCCTATGGGACCTGGCAGAGGGCAGAAATGCCATCGTGGACTCTGTGCCCCTGGAGAGCATGGGCTTCTGCAGGAGCTCCGTCCTAGCCGGGGGTCAGGAGCGCTGGATGCTGGCCATGCCAGGGAGAGGTAATGACGAG GTTCAGATTCTGGAGATGCCATCCAAGACGTCAGTGTGCACCCTGAAGCCGGAGGCAGATGCCAAGCCGGGCATGCCCATGTGCCTGGAGCTGTGGCAG GCCGACTCCAGTCCCCGCCCACTCCTCCTGGCTGGCTATGAGGACGGATCGGTGGCCCTGTGGGACGTCTCTGAGCGGAAGGTGTGCAGCCGCGTCGCCTGCCACACGGAGCCCGTCATGGGCTTTGACTTTGACTCCCAGAAGGCCAGGGGCGTCTCGGGCTCCGCGGAGAAGGCGCTGGCTGTCTGGAGCCTGGATGAGCAGCAGGCCCTGCAGGTCA GGGG AACTCATGAACTCACCAATCCTGGGATCGCTGATGTCAAGATCCGGCCAGATCGCAAGATCCTGGCCACTGCGGGCTGGGACCATCGTGTCCGTGTGTTTCACTGGTGGACGATGAAGCCACTGGCCGTACTGTCCTTCCACAGCGCCACCGTCCACTGTGTTGCCTTTGCCACTGATGGCTTGCTGGCCGCAGGGTCCGGGGATCAGCGCATTAGCATCTGGTCGCTCTACCCGATCCGCAGCGATGCGTCCACTCCCTCGTTGGGAcatgcagagggcagggaggtgggcacCCAGACTTTGGCCTGA